A DNA window from Mus caroli chromosome 8, CAROLI_EIJ_v1.1, whole genome shotgun sequence contains the following coding sequences:
- the Rfx1 gene encoding MHC class II regulatory factor RFX1 isoform X1 encodes MATQSYVTELQAAPQASQPPQAPPQALPQPPPPAAPQPPAAATPQPQYVTELQSPQPQTQPPGSQKQYVAELPAAPAPSQPATPAPSPVAQQYIVVTVSEGAMRASETVSEASPSSTASQTGVPTQVVQQVQGTQQRLLVQASVQAKPGHVSPLQLTNIQVPQQAIPTQHLVVQSPAPGTKSGQVSLTVHSAQQVHSAPERSPVQANNSTSKTAGTPAATVQQLQVHSVQQSVPVTQERSVVQATPQTKAGPVQQLTVQGLQPVHVAQESSGSQFPARKAEQQETRPTPPPEPPPRPPGPGPACCGEALQLGSEQQPLHYEPGVEQWVELVGVLPPHLLLPQQRVVFEPQRGLSARASPDLRVRIHRMPQVLVFGTALKVQQLPQVPVSHVYSSQVQYVEGGDASYTASAIRSSTYQYPETPIYTQTAGTSYYEASGTAAQVSTPATSQTVASSGSVPMYVSGSPIVASSSSSEAGASNSSVGAGGNGGGGGSGGSSGGSGGSGAGTYVIQGGYMLGNASQSYSHTTRASPATVQWLLDNYETAEGVSLPRSTLYCHYLLHCQEQKLEPVNAASFGKLIRSVFMGLRTRRLGTRGNSKYHYYGLRIKASSPLLRLMEDQQHMAMRGQPFSQKQRLKPIQKMEGVANGVAVGQQSTGLSDISAQVQQYQQFLDASRSLPDFAELDLQGKVLPEGVGPGDIKAFQVLYREHCEAIVDVMVNLQFTLVETLWKTFWRYNLSQPSEAPPLAVHDEAEKRLPRASLVLLSKFQPVLQWTKHCDNVLYQGLVEILIPDVLRPIPSALTQAIRNFAKSLESWLTHAMVNIPEEMLRVKVAAAGAFAQTLRRYTSLNHLAQAARAVLQNTAQINQMLSDLNRVDFANVQEQASWVCRCEDRVVQRLEQDFKVTLQQQNSLEQWAAWLDGVVSQVLKPYQGSSGFPKAAKLFLLKWSFYSSMVIRDLTLRSAASFGSFHLIRLLYDEYMYYLIEHRVAQAKGETPIAVMGEFANLATSLNPLDPDKDEEEEEEEESEDELPQDISLAAGSESPALGPEALEPPAKLARTDTRGLFVQALPSS; translated from the exons ATGGCAACACAGTCCTATGTTACTGAGCTACAGGCAGCCCCACAAGCATCCCAGCCGCCACAGGCCCCGCCCCAGGCCCTGCCCCAGCCACCACCCCCAGCAGCACCCCAGCCTCCTGCTGCAGCAACCCCCCAGCCCCAGTATGTCACCGAGCTGCAAAGCCCCCAGCCCCAGACGCAACCTCCGGGCAGCCAGAAGCAGTATGTGGCAGAGCTCCCGGCTGCCCCTGCACCCTCACAGCCTGCCACACCTGCCCCATCCCCTGTGGCTCAGCAGTATATCGTGGTCACCGTATCGG AAGGTGCCATGCGGGCTAGTGAGACTGTGTCAGAAGCCAGCCCCAGTTCCACGGCAAGCCAGACCGGTGTTCCCACCCAAGTGGTCCAGCAGGTGCAGGGCACCCAGCAG cGGCTGCTGGTCCAGGCAAGTGTGCAGGCCAAGCCAGGCCATGTGTCCCCCCTGCAGCTTACCAACATTCAGGTGCCACAGCAG GCTATCCCCACACAGCACCTGGTGGTGCAGAGCCCAGCACCGGGCACTAAGAGTGGCCAGGTCTCCCTGACGGTGCACAGTGCCCAGCAGGTGCACTCTGCTCCTGAG AGGTCACCAGTGCAGGCCAACAACTCCACCAGCAAGACAGCTGGGACTCCTGCGGCCACTGTGCAGCAACTACAGGTTCACAGCGTCCAGCAGAGTGTCCCTGTCACCCAAGAG AGGTCAGTAGTCCAGGCCACTCCACAGACCAAAGCTGGCCCGGTGCAGCAGCTGACTGTGCAGGGACTGCAGCCAGTTCACGTTGCTCAAGAG AGCTCAGGCAGTCAGTTTCCCGCTAGGAAGGCAGAGCAGCAAGAAACCCGGCCCACACCACCGCCGGAGCCGCCGCCCCGGCCTCCCGGGCCTGGGCCAGCGTGCTGTGGCGAGGCCTTGCAGCTAGGCAGCGAGCAGCAGCCGCTCCATTACGAGCCGGGTGTGGAGCAGTGGGTGGAGCTGGTGGGCGTGCTGCCCCCACACCTGCTCCTGCCGCAGCAGAGGGTGGTCTTCGAGCCACAGCGGGGGCTCTCGGCCCGAGCCAGCCCCGACCTGAGGGTCAGGATCCACAGAATGCCCCAGGTGCTAGTGTTCGGCACTGCCCTCAAA GTACAGCAACTCCCTCAGGTGCCTGTCTCACACGTGTACTCCAGCCAGGTGCAGTACGTGGAAGGTGGCGATGCCAGCTACACAGCCAGCGCCAT CCGCTCTAGCACCTACCAGTACCCAGAGACGCCTATCTACACGCAGACGGCAGGCACCAGCTACTATGAGGCTTCGGGCACGGCTGCCCAGGTCAGCACGCCAGCTACTTCCCAGACGGTGGCCAGCAGCGGCTCAGTGCCCATGTATGTGTCCGGCAGCCCAATTGTCGCCAGCTCATCCAGCAGCGAGGCTGGGGCCAGCAACAGCAGTGTGGGTGCAGGGGGCAACGGGGGAGGCGgcggcagtggtggcagcagtggtggcagcggCGGCAGTGGAGCAGGCACCTACGTGATCCAAGGCGGCTACATGCTAGGCAACGCCAGCCAGTCTTACTCCCACACCACCCGTGCCTCACCAGCCACA GTCCAGTGGCTCCTGGATAATTACGAGACTGCTGAGGGCGTGAGCCTGCCACGGAGCACCCTCTACTGCCACTACCTGCTGCACTGCCAAGAGCAGAAGCTGGAGCCAGTTAATGCCGCCTCTTTCGGCAAGCTCATCCGCTCGGTATTCATGGGTCTGCGCACGCGCCGTCTGGGCACCAG GGGCAACTCTAAGTACCACTATTACGGCCTGCGGATCAAAGCCAGCTCACCCCTGCTGCGGCTGATGGAGGACCAGCAGCACATGGCCATGCGGGGCCAGCCCTTCTCCCAGAAACAGAG GCTGAAGCCCATCCAGAAGATGGAGGGCGTGGCCAACGGTGTTGCCGTGGGGCAGCAGAGCACAGGGCTGTCAGACATCAGCGCCCAGGTGCAGCAGTACCAGCAGTTCCTGG ATGCCTCCAGGAGCCTGCCTGATTTTGCTGAGCTGGACCTCCAAGGCAAAGTGCTGCCTGAGGGCGTCGGTCCTGGGGACATCAAGGCCTTCCAGGTCCTGTACCGGGAGCACTGTGAG GCCATCGTGGACGTCATGGTAAACCTGCAGTTCACACTGGTAGAAACGCTGTGGAAGACCTTCTGGAGATACAACCTTAGCCAGCCCAGTGAGGCTCCACCACTGGCCGT GCATGACGAGGCAGAGAAGCGGCTGCCCAGGGCCAGTCTGGTGCTCCTCTCCAAGTTCCAGCCTGTGCTTCAGTGGACCAAGCACTGTGACAACGTGCTGTACCAGGGCCTGGTGGAGATCCTCATCCCTGATGTTCTGCGGCCCATCCCCA GTGCCTTGACCCAAGCAATCCGGAACTTTGCCAAGagcctggagagctggctcaccCATGCCATGGTGAACATCCCTGAGGAGATGCTGCGGGTGAAG GTGGCAGCAGCTGGTGCCTTCGCACAGACGCTGCGGCGCTACACATCGCTCAACCACTTGGCGCAGGCGGCGCGGGCAGTGCTGCAGAACACTGCACAGATCAACCAGATGCTAAGCGACCTCAATCGCGTGGACTTCGCAAACGTCCAG GAGCAGGCCTCGTGGGTGTGTCGCTGCGAGGACCGTGTTGTGCAGCGTTTGGAGCAGGACTTCAAGGTGACGCTGCAGCAGCAGAACTCACTGGAGCAATGGGCAGCCTGGCTGGACGGCGTTGTGAGCCAGGTGCTCAAGCCCTACCAGGGCAGTTCCGGCTTCCCCAAGGCGGCAAAGCTCTTCCTCCTCAAGTGGTCCTTCTACAG CTCCATGGTAATCCGGGACCTGACCCTGCGCAGTGCTGCCAGCTTCGGCTCCTTCCACCTCATCCGGCTGCTCTATGACGAGTACATGTACTACCTGATCGAGCACAGAGTGGCCCAGGCCAAGGGCGAGACCCCAATCGCAGTCATGGGAGAG tttgCAAACCTGGCCACCTCACTGAATCCCTTGGACCCTGATAAAG atgaagaagaggaggaggaagaggagagtgaGGATGAGCTGCCACAAGACATCTCGCTGGCGGCCGGCAGCGAGTCTCCTGCACTAGGCCCTGAAGCTCTGGAGCCACCAGCGAAACTGGCGCGGACTGACACTCGTGGCCTCTTTGTGCAGGCCCTGCCCTCCAGCTAA
- the LOC110299972 gene encoding uncharacterized protein LOC110299972, producing MLLQNRLSGWTNERSISSKSLSRSLAQVHGASGIVVRSYVPVKTSRLPPCWATLLPLALMSPKERSDSVLPFCDVSGRGRTRNSMTSQARSLGPRGLRGIGWYDSSRSPGKVTAWPRRYLGHSGSEKVSGKQTFNERTISKGQRRLSPELPAAPGLSFPKR from the coding sequence ATGCTGCTCCAAAATCGGCTCTCTGGTTGGACTAACGAGAGATCAATCTCGTCCAAAAGTTTGTCGCGCTCTCTTGCACAGGTCCACGGGGCGTCGGGAATTGTAGTTCGGTCCTACGTACCGGTGAAAACCTCAAGACTTCCTCCTTGCTGGGCCACTCTCTTGCCTCTGGCGCTCATGTCCCCTAAGGAACGCAGCGACTCAGTGCTGCCCTTCTGTGACGTCAGCGGCAGAGGCCGCACTCGGAATTCGATGACTTCACAGGCGCGTTCTCTTGGTCCAAGAGGGTTGAGAGGAATCGGCTGGTACGATTCTAGTCGGAGCCCCGGAAAGGTCACAGCCTGGCCGCGCCGCTATCTCGGCCACTCAGGCAGTGAAAAGGTCTCTGGCAAGCAGACATTTAATGAGAGGACGATAAGCAAAGGTCAGCGGCGTttatccccagagctccccgCCGCtccgggcctcagtttccccaagagATAG
- the Rfx1 gene encoding MHC class II regulatory factor RFX1 isoform X2: protein MATQSYVTELQAAPQASQPPQAPPQALPQPPPPAAPQPPAAATPQPQYVTELQSPQPQTQPPGSQKQYVAELPAAPAPSQPATPAPSPVAQQYIVVTVSEGAMRASETVSEASPSSTASQTGVPTQVVQQVQGTQQRLLVQASVQAKPGHVSPLQLTNIQVPQQAIPTQHLVVQSPAPGTKSGQVSLTVHSAQQVHSAPERSPVQANNSTSKTAGTPAATVQQLQVHSVQQSVPVTQERSVVQATPQTKAGPVQQLTVQGLQPVHVAQESSGSQFPARKAEQQETRPTPPPEPPPRPPGPGPACCGEALQLGSEQQPLHYEPGVEQWVELVGVLPPHLLLPQQRVVFEPQRGLSARASPDLRVRIHRMPQVQQLPQVPVSHVYSSQVQYVEGGDASYTASAIRSSTYQYPETPIYTQTAGTSYYEASGTAAQVSTPATSQTVASSGSVPMYVSGSPIVASSSSSEAGASNSSVGAGGNGGGGGSGGSSGGSGGSGAGTYVIQGGYMLGNASQSYSHTTRASPATVQWLLDNYETAEGVSLPRSTLYCHYLLHCQEQKLEPVNAASFGKLIRSVFMGLRTRRLGTRGNSKYHYYGLRIKASSPLLRLMEDQQHMAMRGQPFSQKQRLKPIQKMEGVANGVAVGQQSTGLSDISAQVQQYQQFLDASRSLPDFAELDLQGKVLPEGVGPGDIKAFQVLYREHCEAIVDVMVNLQFTLVETLWKTFWRYNLSQPSEAPPLAVHDEAEKRLPRASLVLLSKFQPVLQWTKHCDNVLYQGLVEILIPDVLRPIPSALTQAIRNFAKSLESWLTHAMVNIPEEMLRVKVAAAGAFAQTLRRYTSLNHLAQAARAVLQNTAQINQMLSDLNRVDFANVQEQASWVCRCEDRVVQRLEQDFKVTLQQQNSLEQWAAWLDGVVSQVLKPYQGSSGFPKAAKLFLLKWSFYSSMVIRDLTLRSAASFGSFHLIRLLYDEYMYYLIEHRVAQAKGETPIAVMGEFANLATSLNPLDPDKDEEEEEEEESEDELPQDISLAAGSESPALGPEALEPPAKLARTDTRGLFVQALPSS from the exons ATGGCAACACAGTCCTATGTTACTGAGCTACAGGCAGCCCCACAAGCATCCCAGCCGCCACAGGCCCCGCCCCAGGCCCTGCCCCAGCCACCACCCCCAGCAGCACCCCAGCCTCCTGCTGCAGCAACCCCCCAGCCCCAGTATGTCACCGAGCTGCAAAGCCCCCAGCCCCAGACGCAACCTCCGGGCAGCCAGAAGCAGTATGTGGCAGAGCTCCCGGCTGCCCCTGCACCCTCACAGCCTGCCACACCTGCCCCATCCCCTGTGGCTCAGCAGTATATCGTGGTCACCGTATCGG AAGGTGCCATGCGGGCTAGTGAGACTGTGTCAGAAGCCAGCCCCAGTTCCACGGCAAGCCAGACCGGTGTTCCCACCCAAGTGGTCCAGCAGGTGCAGGGCACCCAGCAG cGGCTGCTGGTCCAGGCAAGTGTGCAGGCCAAGCCAGGCCATGTGTCCCCCCTGCAGCTTACCAACATTCAGGTGCCACAGCAG GCTATCCCCACACAGCACCTGGTGGTGCAGAGCCCAGCACCGGGCACTAAGAGTGGCCAGGTCTCCCTGACGGTGCACAGTGCCCAGCAGGTGCACTCTGCTCCTGAG AGGTCACCAGTGCAGGCCAACAACTCCACCAGCAAGACAGCTGGGACTCCTGCGGCCACTGTGCAGCAACTACAGGTTCACAGCGTCCAGCAGAGTGTCCCTGTCACCCAAGAG AGGTCAGTAGTCCAGGCCACTCCACAGACCAAAGCTGGCCCGGTGCAGCAGCTGACTGTGCAGGGACTGCAGCCAGTTCACGTTGCTCAAGAG AGCTCAGGCAGTCAGTTTCCCGCTAGGAAGGCAGAGCAGCAAGAAACCCGGCCCACACCACCGCCGGAGCCGCCGCCCCGGCCTCCCGGGCCTGGGCCAGCGTGCTGTGGCGAGGCCTTGCAGCTAGGCAGCGAGCAGCAGCCGCTCCATTACGAGCCGGGTGTGGAGCAGTGGGTGGAGCTGGTGGGCGTGCTGCCCCCACACCTGCTCCTGCCGCAGCAGAGGGTGGTCTTCGAGCCACAGCGGGGGCTCTCGGCCCGAGCCAGCCCCGACCTGAGGGTCAGGATCCACAGAATGCCCCAG GTACAGCAACTCCCTCAGGTGCCTGTCTCACACGTGTACTCCAGCCAGGTGCAGTACGTGGAAGGTGGCGATGCCAGCTACACAGCCAGCGCCAT CCGCTCTAGCACCTACCAGTACCCAGAGACGCCTATCTACACGCAGACGGCAGGCACCAGCTACTATGAGGCTTCGGGCACGGCTGCCCAGGTCAGCACGCCAGCTACTTCCCAGACGGTGGCCAGCAGCGGCTCAGTGCCCATGTATGTGTCCGGCAGCCCAATTGTCGCCAGCTCATCCAGCAGCGAGGCTGGGGCCAGCAACAGCAGTGTGGGTGCAGGGGGCAACGGGGGAGGCGgcggcagtggtggcagcagtggtggcagcggCGGCAGTGGAGCAGGCACCTACGTGATCCAAGGCGGCTACATGCTAGGCAACGCCAGCCAGTCTTACTCCCACACCACCCGTGCCTCACCAGCCACA GTCCAGTGGCTCCTGGATAATTACGAGACTGCTGAGGGCGTGAGCCTGCCACGGAGCACCCTCTACTGCCACTACCTGCTGCACTGCCAAGAGCAGAAGCTGGAGCCAGTTAATGCCGCCTCTTTCGGCAAGCTCATCCGCTCGGTATTCATGGGTCTGCGCACGCGCCGTCTGGGCACCAG GGGCAACTCTAAGTACCACTATTACGGCCTGCGGATCAAAGCCAGCTCACCCCTGCTGCGGCTGATGGAGGACCAGCAGCACATGGCCATGCGGGGCCAGCCCTTCTCCCAGAAACAGAG GCTGAAGCCCATCCAGAAGATGGAGGGCGTGGCCAACGGTGTTGCCGTGGGGCAGCAGAGCACAGGGCTGTCAGACATCAGCGCCCAGGTGCAGCAGTACCAGCAGTTCCTGG ATGCCTCCAGGAGCCTGCCTGATTTTGCTGAGCTGGACCTCCAAGGCAAAGTGCTGCCTGAGGGCGTCGGTCCTGGGGACATCAAGGCCTTCCAGGTCCTGTACCGGGAGCACTGTGAG GCCATCGTGGACGTCATGGTAAACCTGCAGTTCACACTGGTAGAAACGCTGTGGAAGACCTTCTGGAGATACAACCTTAGCCAGCCCAGTGAGGCTCCACCACTGGCCGT GCATGACGAGGCAGAGAAGCGGCTGCCCAGGGCCAGTCTGGTGCTCCTCTCCAAGTTCCAGCCTGTGCTTCAGTGGACCAAGCACTGTGACAACGTGCTGTACCAGGGCCTGGTGGAGATCCTCATCCCTGATGTTCTGCGGCCCATCCCCA GTGCCTTGACCCAAGCAATCCGGAACTTTGCCAAGagcctggagagctggctcaccCATGCCATGGTGAACATCCCTGAGGAGATGCTGCGGGTGAAG GTGGCAGCAGCTGGTGCCTTCGCACAGACGCTGCGGCGCTACACATCGCTCAACCACTTGGCGCAGGCGGCGCGGGCAGTGCTGCAGAACACTGCACAGATCAACCAGATGCTAAGCGACCTCAATCGCGTGGACTTCGCAAACGTCCAG GAGCAGGCCTCGTGGGTGTGTCGCTGCGAGGACCGTGTTGTGCAGCGTTTGGAGCAGGACTTCAAGGTGACGCTGCAGCAGCAGAACTCACTGGAGCAATGGGCAGCCTGGCTGGACGGCGTTGTGAGCCAGGTGCTCAAGCCCTACCAGGGCAGTTCCGGCTTCCCCAAGGCGGCAAAGCTCTTCCTCCTCAAGTGGTCCTTCTACAG CTCCATGGTAATCCGGGACCTGACCCTGCGCAGTGCTGCCAGCTTCGGCTCCTTCCACCTCATCCGGCTGCTCTATGACGAGTACATGTACTACCTGATCGAGCACAGAGTGGCCCAGGCCAAGGGCGAGACCCCAATCGCAGTCATGGGAGAG tttgCAAACCTGGCCACCTCACTGAATCCCTTGGACCCTGATAAAG atgaagaagaggaggaggaagaggagagtgaGGATGAGCTGCCACAAGACATCTCGCTGGCGGCCGGCAGCGAGTCTCCTGCACTAGGCCCTGAAGCTCTGGAGCCACCAGCGAAACTGGCGCGGACTGACACTCGTGGCCTCTTTGTGCAGGCCCTGCCCTCCAGCTAA
- the Rfx1 gene encoding MHC class II regulatory factor RFX1 isoform X3: MATQSYVTELQAAPQASQPPQAPPQALPQPPPPAAPQPPAAATPQPQYVTELQSPQPQTQPPGSQKQYVAELPAAPAPSQPATPAPSPVAQQYIVVTVSEGAMRASETVSEASPSSTASQTGVPTQVVQQVQGTQQRLLVQASVQAKPGHVSPLQLTNIQVPQQAIPTQHLVVQSPAPGTKSGQVSLTVHSAQQVHSAPERSPVQANNSTSKTAGTPAATVQQLQVHSVQQSVPVTQERSVVQATPQTKAGPVQQLTVQGLQPVHVAQEVQQLPQVPVSHVYSSQVQYVEGGDASYTASAIRSSTYQYPETPIYTQTAGTSYYEASGTAAQVSTPATSQTVASSGSVPMYVSGSPIVASSSSSEAGASNSSVGAGGNGGGGGSGGSSGGSGGSGAGTYVIQGGYMLGNASQSYSHTTRASPATVQWLLDNYETAEGVSLPRSTLYCHYLLHCQEQKLEPVNAASFGKLIRSVFMGLRTRRLGTRGNSKYHYYGLRIKASSPLLRLMEDQQHMAMRGQPFSQKQRLKPIQKMEGVANGVAVGQQSTGLSDISAQVQQYQQFLDASRSLPDFAELDLQGKVLPEGVGPGDIKAFQVLYREHCEAIVDVMVNLQFTLVETLWKTFWRYNLSQPSEAPPLAVHDEAEKRLPRASLVLLSKFQPVLQWTKHCDNVLYQGLVEILIPDVLRPIPSALTQAIRNFAKSLESWLTHAMVNIPEEMLRVKVAAAGAFAQTLRRYTSLNHLAQAARAVLQNTAQINQMLSDLNRVDFANVQEQASWVCRCEDRVVQRLEQDFKVTLQQQNSLEQWAAWLDGVVSQVLKPYQGSSGFPKAAKLFLLKWSFYSSMVIRDLTLRSAASFGSFHLIRLLYDEYMYYLIEHRVAQAKGETPIAVMGEFANLATSLNPLDPDKDEEEEEEEESEDELPQDISLAAGSESPALGPEALEPPAKLARTDTRGLFVQALPSS, encoded by the exons ATGGCAACACAGTCCTATGTTACTGAGCTACAGGCAGCCCCACAAGCATCCCAGCCGCCACAGGCCCCGCCCCAGGCCCTGCCCCAGCCACCACCCCCAGCAGCACCCCAGCCTCCTGCTGCAGCAACCCCCCAGCCCCAGTATGTCACCGAGCTGCAAAGCCCCCAGCCCCAGACGCAACCTCCGGGCAGCCAGAAGCAGTATGTGGCAGAGCTCCCGGCTGCCCCTGCACCCTCACAGCCTGCCACACCTGCCCCATCCCCTGTGGCTCAGCAGTATATCGTGGTCACCGTATCGG AAGGTGCCATGCGGGCTAGTGAGACTGTGTCAGAAGCCAGCCCCAGTTCCACGGCAAGCCAGACCGGTGTTCCCACCCAAGTGGTCCAGCAGGTGCAGGGCACCCAGCAG cGGCTGCTGGTCCAGGCAAGTGTGCAGGCCAAGCCAGGCCATGTGTCCCCCCTGCAGCTTACCAACATTCAGGTGCCACAGCAG GCTATCCCCACACAGCACCTGGTGGTGCAGAGCCCAGCACCGGGCACTAAGAGTGGCCAGGTCTCCCTGACGGTGCACAGTGCCCAGCAGGTGCACTCTGCTCCTGAG AGGTCACCAGTGCAGGCCAACAACTCCACCAGCAAGACAGCTGGGACTCCTGCGGCCACTGTGCAGCAACTACAGGTTCACAGCGTCCAGCAGAGTGTCCCTGTCACCCAAGAG AGGTCAGTAGTCCAGGCCACTCCACAGACCAAAGCTGGCCCGGTGCAGCAGCTGACTGTGCAGGGACTGCAGCCAGTTCACGTTGCTCAAGAG GTACAGCAACTCCCTCAGGTGCCTGTCTCACACGTGTACTCCAGCCAGGTGCAGTACGTGGAAGGTGGCGATGCCAGCTACACAGCCAGCGCCAT CCGCTCTAGCACCTACCAGTACCCAGAGACGCCTATCTACACGCAGACGGCAGGCACCAGCTACTATGAGGCTTCGGGCACGGCTGCCCAGGTCAGCACGCCAGCTACTTCCCAGACGGTGGCCAGCAGCGGCTCAGTGCCCATGTATGTGTCCGGCAGCCCAATTGTCGCCAGCTCATCCAGCAGCGAGGCTGGGGCCAGCAACAGCAGTGTGGGTGCAGGGGGCAACGGGGGAGGCGgcggcagtggtggcagcagtggtggcagcggCGGCAGTGGAGCAGGCACCTACGTGATCCAAGGCGGCTACATGCTAGGCAACGCCAGCCAGTCTTACTCCCACACCACCCGTGCCTCACCAGCCACA GTCCAGTGGCTCCTGGATAATTACGAGACTGCTGAGGGCGTGAGCCTGCCACGGAGCACCCTCTACTGCCACTACCTGCTGCACTGCCAAGAGCAGAAGCTGGAGCCAGTTAATGCCGCCTCTTTCGGCAAGCTCATCCGCTCGGTATTCATGGGTCTGCGCACGCGCCGTCTGGGCACCAG GGGCAACTCTAAGTACCACTATTACGGCCTGCGGATCAAAGCCAGCTCACCCCTGCTGCGGCTGATGGAGGACCAGCAGCACATGGCCATGCGGGGCCAGCCCTTCTCCCAGAAACAGAG GCTGAAGCCCATCCAGAAGATGGAGGGCGTGGCCAACGGTGTTGCCGTGGGGCAGCAGAGCACAGGGCTGTCAGACATCAGCGCCCAGGTGCAGCAGTACCAGCAGTTCCTGG ATGCCTCCAGGAGCCTGCCTGATTTTGCTGAGCTGGACCTCCAAGGCAAAGTGCTGCCTGAGGGCGTCGGTCCTGGGGACATCAAGGCCTTCCAGGTCCTGTACCGGGAGCACTGTGAG GCCATCGTGGACGTCATGGTAAACCTGCAGTTCACACTGGTAGAAACGCTGTGGAAGACCTTCTGGAGATACAACCTTAGCCAGCCCAGTGAGGCTCCACCACTGGCCGT GCATGACGAGGCAGAGAAGCGGCTGCCCAGGGCCAGTCTGGTGCTCCTCTCCAAGTTCCAGCCTGTGCTTCAGTGGACCAAGCACTGTGACAACGTGCTGTACCAGGGCCTGGTGGAGATCCTCATCCCTGATGTTCTGCGGCCCATCCCCA GTGCCTTGACCCAAGCAATCCGGAACTTTGCCAAGagcctggagagctggctcaccCATGCCATGGTGAACATCCCTGAGGAGATGCTGCGGGTGAAG GTGGCAGCAGCTGGTGCCTTCGCACAGACGCTGCGGCGCTACACATCGCTCAACCACTTGGCGCAGGCGGCGCGGGCAGTGCTGCAGAACACTGCACAGATCAACCAGATGCTAAGCGACCTCAATCGCGTGGACTTCGCAAACGTCCAG GAGCAGGCCTCGTGGGTGTGTCGCTGCGAGGACCGTGTTGTGCAGCGTTTGGAGCAGGACTTCAAGGTGACGCTGCAGCAGCAGAACTCACTGGAGCAATGGGCAGCCTGGCTGGACGGCGTTGTGAGCCAGGTGCTCAAGCCCTACCAGGGCAGTTCCGGCTTCCCCAAGGCGGCAAAGCTCTTCCTCCTCAAGTGGTCCTTCTACAG CTCCATGGTAATCCGGGACCTGACCCTGCGCAGTGCTGCCAGCTTCGGCTCCTTCCACCTCATCCGGCTGCTCTATGACGAGTACATGTACTACCTGATCGAGCACAGAGTGGCCCAGGCCAAGGGCGAGACCCCAATCGCAGTCATGGGAGAG tttgCAAACCTGGCCACCTCACTGAATCCCTTGGACCCTGATAAAG atgaagaagaggaggaggaagaggagagtgaGGATGAGCTGCCACAAGACATCTCGCTGGCGGCCGGCAGCGAGTCTCCTGCACTAGGCCCTGAAGCTCTGGAGCCACCAGCGAAACTGGCGCGGACTGACACTCGTGGCCTCTTTGTGCAGGCCCTGCCCTCCAGCTAA